The following DNA comes from Kitasatospora sp. NBC_01287.
TCACGGAGCGGCACGCGACGGGGGAGGGCCTGGTGGCCACGGCGCGGGACGCCGGTATCACCCACGCGATCCTGTGGCGGGACGGTACCCACCCGCTGACGGGGCACCACGAGCGGCAGTTCTTCCAACTGCTCGAAGGGGCCGGGACCGACCGCCCGCCAACCACGCCGGAATGGGGGGAACTCATCGGCCGGGCCGAACGGCTGGCGCCCGCCGGGACGGACCGCCTGCAGGCCGAGATCGGGTCGGCGGAGCGCGCTGGGCAGCTCGGCGCCGCGCTCCTCGCGGCCGGGTTCCGCGACCAGATCCTGCACACCCACAAGACGCTCGCGGTGCCGGGCGGTGAGGAGCCGGCGGGCCTGCGGTCCGGCGCGGTCCTGCGCGCCCTGCGCGACGACGAACTCTGGTTCGCCGTGGCCTGCGTGAGACGGGCGATCGTACAGGCGCTGGCGGCGCCGGTGGAGGGGCGGCGGGTGACGGAGTTCGTCACGTCGTGGTTGAACACCATCGACCACGAGAACCTCCGGTCCTATGTCGTGGAGCACCGGGGCCGGCCCGTGGCGCACGCCTTGGTGTCGCTGACGCAGGCCCGGCATCGCCCGGCGCCGGAGGCTTCACTGATCGACGTGATGGTGCCCGATGCCGAACAGCGTGGCCACGGGTGGTCGCGGCTGCTGACCGGCTGGATCGGGACGACACTGGCGCGCGAGGGGGTGCGCGATCTCAGGGCGACCGTGGTCGTGCCCGACGGCGACTACCCGCACGCGCTGGTGCGCGACCTCCGCCAGGCCGGCTGGTGGGTGGAATCGGTTTCGATGACGAAGGAACTGCGGTGATCCCTCCCGATGCTCAGTGAAGAGAAGAACAACGTCCTGACCCGGGTGGGACCGGGCACGCCGATGGGTGAGCTGCTGCGCAGGTACTGGCATCCGGTGGCCGCCGCAAGCCAGTTGGACGAGCAGCCGGTCAGACCGGTCAGGCTGCTCGGCGAGGACCTGGTGCTCTACCGGACCTCGGACGGCGGGTACGGACTGGTCCAGCGGCAGTGCCCGCACCGGGGTGCGGATCTGGCCGACGGCTGGGTCGAGGGCGAGGGACTGCGGTGCTTCTACCACGGCTGGATGTTCGACCGGGCCGGTGCCTGCGTCCAACAGCCTTACGAGGACCTGTTCGAGTCGGAGCGGCCGTTTCGCGACCGGGTCCGGGTGAAGGCCTACCGGGCGGCGGAGTTCGCCGGGCTGGTCTGGGCCTATCTGGGCCCTGCTCCCGCTCCGCTGATTCCGGTGTTCGAGCCGCTCACCTGGCGACGCGGGTTCGTGGAGATCATCTTCTCCGAGCTGCCGTGCAACTGGCTGCAATGCCATGAGAACGCCGTCGATCCGGTGCACTTCGAGTGGCTGCACTCGAATCTGCTCGCCCGCAAGCTCGATCCGGACCGGCCGCAGTACGGTCCGCGCCACCTGGGGATCGAGTTCGAGGAGTTCGACCACGGCATCGCCGTGGCCCGCTCCACCCAGTTGGACGGGGAGCGGCCGGACTGTCCGATCGCGCCCAGCAACCGGCTGGAGGACAGCGGAATCCTCTGTCTGTGGCCCAACGTCCTCTACGCGGGCGGCAACCTCGAGTGGCGGGTGCCGGTGGACGACGTCACCACGCTGAGCATCGTCCGGCAGTACTCGCCGATCCCCAACGACATGCCGGATCTCGCCCAGGAGCGCATTCCCTCCTGGTACGGGCCCATCCGGCACCCGGACGGCTCGTGGATCACCAGCCACACCCTGAACCAGGACTTCGCCGCCTGGGTGGGGCAAGGCGTCGTGGCCGATCGCACGGTGGAGCACCTGGGTCGCAGCGATGAGGGAATCATCATGCTGCGCAGACGGCTGTTCGCCGACATCGAGCGGGTCCAGCAGGGCGAGGACCCGGCCGGAATCGTTCGCGACCCGGCGGCGAACGAGTGCATCGGACTGCCGGTCTTTCGTCGTGAGCGGTTCGTCAACGGACCCGACCGCGAGTTCTACGAGCTGCAGCAGGAGCGAATCGGTCGTTGGAAGACGGACGAGGGCAGCTACTACGCCCTGCAGGCCGGCCAGCCGGAGTCGGTGCGGCGGGCGTACGAGCAGGCCATGGGCATCTCGTCGGAAAGTTGATCGCGTGCGACGGATGACGCATCCTAAAATGCCTTCTGTCTACCAACTGTGGTCAACTCGACTCCGCCTTAAAGACCTTGACGTGAAATCAGCGGCGTGACACGCTTCTGATGGCGGGTGCGGGGGATCGCAATGTGCCAGGGGAATGGTCAACCATCCCGTATCCACGGCATTCGCACACCATTCAGCCGAATTTGGAGGATTCGATGGGGGGCAGTCGCGCGGGGCAGCCGCTCGCCGCCAGGCTGGCCGAGATGGCCGACCGGGCCCCTGCTCGCGTGGCACTGGTCGAACTGGTCCCGGGTGAACCGCCGGTGGTGATGACCGCCGGGGCGTTGGCCGAGGAGGTGCTGGGCCTGGCCGGCGAGATGGCGGCCCGGCTGGGCGACGACGCCGTGATCTGCCACCCCGCGACGAACACCATCAGGACGGCCACGGTCGTGCTCGCGGCACTGTGCGCCGGCGTCACGGTATTTCCCTACCCCGCGCGGATCGACCGGGAACTGTTCGAGGAGGCCCTCGGAGCAGCCGGGCTGCGCACCGGTCGGGCCGACTCCGTCACGGCGGTACTCCTGGACCCCGGTGGCTCGCCGGGCCTGGGCGAGATCGCCTCCTGGACGAGCAGGCGCTACACCGCCGCGCCGACGCATCTGCTGGCCACCAGCGGTTCGACCGGCCTCCCCAAGCTGACGCCCTTCTGGCAGCGCGCCGACTACGATCCCCGCGCCGTGCCCGATCCCGTGTTCCGGACCTGCGGATGGCGGAGCGGCCAGAACCAACTGCTCGTCCTGCCGCTCAGTCACATAGCGCCGTTCTCGGCCCTCGTCCAGGGTGTGCTGGACGAGAACCGGCTGGTGCTGGGCACCGGGCTCGCCCCGCAGGACATCGCGGCCGCCATCGCCGAACACCGGGTCGACTGGATGATGCTGACGCCGGTCCACCTCCAGCGCCTGCTGCCGGTCGCGTTGGAGCGCCCTGCCGATTTCGACAGCCTGCGCGCCGTCGTCCACACCGCGCTGCCGTGCCCGGCGGAGCTGAAGAGGGCCTGGCTGGCCGCGCTGGGGCCCGAACGCCTCTACGAGATGTACGGCGGCACCGAGGGGGTCGGCGTGACCGTCATCCGGGGTACCGACTGGGAGGTGCGACCGGGTTCGGTCGGCCGTGGGGTGATGACCCGGATCCGGATCGTCGACGAGCACGGGCAGGAGGCCAAGCCCGGAGAGCTCGGTCGGATCTACCTGCGCCGCCTCGGAGCACCGGCGGTCGACCGGAACCGGGCCGGCTGGCTGAGGTCGACCCCGGACGGCTTCATCAGCCTCGGTGACATGGGCTGGGTCGACGAGGACGGCTTCCTGTTCATCCATGACCGGGCCGCCAACGGCGTGAGCGTGAACAACGAGACCGCATGGCTGGGCCGCACCTCGGCCGTGCTGCGAACCCACCCCGCCGTACTGGACGCCGAGTGTCTGCGGCACGGCACCGCCGAGGCCATCACGGCGGTCGTCGTCGTCCGCCCCGGGGTCGCGGCGGACCTGAGGGAACTCGCGCGCCACTGCGCGGACCGGCTGGCCGTCCACGAACGACCCGACTGGTTCGTCCAGGTGGCCGACATTCCGCGCTCCGAACTGGGCAAGGTCAATCGGATCAAGCTCGAGTCAATGGTGGAGGAGGGATTGAATCGTGGCAGCCTTCAGTGATGCCCGTGACGCGGTACTGTTCCGGACGTCCTGTCCGGACATCCTCGGCGCGGCGGTCGCGGGCGATGTCGAGCTCTCGCTCTACGTGTCGACCGACGGAGTCCGGTCGGGGCCCGAGGTGCGGCAGAAGTTCCGCCGCTGCTACGGCGTGAATCCGAAGCGCGTGGTCTTCACCGGAGGCCTGCGCTGGCCGGCGGTCGGCTGGTGCCCGTCGGACCCTGAGCCCGTCCACGGAAGGCCGGCCCTGGCGACCTATGTCTTCGAAGCCCCTTCGGACGACCTCGAGACCGCACTGGCCGACATCTGGTCAGCGATCCTCGGTGTCCAGCAGGCAGGGGTCCTCGACGACTTCTGGGAGTCGGGGGGCGATTCCCTCGGCATCGTGGAGCTCATCGAGCACCTTTCCGAGACCTACGGTGTGGGGCTCGACTTCGCTGACGTGAACGCCGACCTGACGATCAGAAAGCTGGCCACGCTGATCAGGCCGATCAGATCGAAGGCCGGGCGCACCTGAGTGTCCATTCGGCGATCCCGCTCCCGGTAGGACCGACGAATGGCTTCCCTCATTCCATGACTAGCTTGACGGAGGTGAACAGTATGGAGATCTTCGATGAGGAGTTCATCGACCTCGAGACCATCGAGGACGGCGCGCTCGACGACATCGTCGGCGGTGGTTTGGCTATCAACGGCTCCGTGAAGTTCCCGTAATGACGGGGACATCGAGCTGAACGAGGGCTGGCGCCTTCTCCTGCGGAAGGCGCCAGCCCTGATGCGGGAGCGGATTGGAGAGCAGGTCCATGCGGCAGTTGACGGAGGACTCGGCGATACCGCTCACGCTGTCCCAGAGGCTGCTGCACGACTCGTTGTCGCGGCAGCCGGAGCTGAGATCCACGGTCGCGCTCTCGGCGCGCCTCGTCGGCGACCTCGACACCGATGCCTTCACCGCCGCCCTGCGGGACACCGTCGAGCGGCATGACGCGCTGCGGATCGCCTTCGGTGCCCGGTCGGACGGGGAACCGTACCAGTGGATCCGCGAACTCCCCCCGGAACCATCGACAGTTCGGCTCCAACGTGTCTCGGCCCCCTCGGAGGAGCGGTTCACCCGCTTCGTCCGTCAGGTCGCGGCCCTCGACATGAACCGTCCCTGGGATCTGTCGGACAGCTATCCGTTCCGGTTCCGGCTCCTCAGCCACACCGCCGGCCTCCACGCGTTCCTGGCGACCTTCGCTCACCAGGCCGTGGACAGTGCCACGCATGCGATCTTCACCCGGGATCTCTGGCAGTTCTACCACCACCGCGTCGACAGCGGCTCTCCCGCACCGGACCGGCTGACCGGTTCGTTCGCCGCGGCCGCCCGGGCGCACCAGGCACGAGACCTCCGGGCGGGCGACGACGCGCTGACGGAGTTCTGGCGTGAGAGGTTGCGGGAGGCACGCGCCTGCGGCTTCACCGCCGCCCGCCCGCCCGGCCCGCTCGCGGACTGCGAGGCCGTCGAGGCCTCGTTCCAGCTCGCCGGGCCGCGGCTGTCGGCGCTGCGTGCCGCCGCACGTCGGTCGAACTGCACGGAACTCCAGTTGATCCAGGGCGCGTTCGCCGCGGCGATCTTCCAGTACACGCCGCAGGACACCATCTCCCTGTCGACCCCGATCGACACCCGCGGCGCCGCGGAACGCGGCGTCCTCGGGATGTTCGACCTGGGACTCCCGCTGACCCTGAGGCGGTCCGCGTCGACGGCCGAACTGCTGGACCGGGTCAGGCAGGAGTCGTTCGAGGTACTGCGGCACCGGCACGTCACGGCCGGCGCGCTGGAGCGCATCGGACCGGACAGCAGCGACTGGCTCGGCAGGGGCTCCGCGAGCAATCTGTGGATCACCTACGCGCGGCTCGCGCCGCTGCGCAGCCGGCCGGGTGACGGCGCCATCCGGGTCGACCAGGGATTCTACAAGCCCCAGTGGCGAAGGCAGTTGGCGCCGATCGATCTTCGGGTCGCCAGTCGGCCCGACCAACTCGGTCTCGTCCTCGCGCTCGACAGCGGACGGATTCCCGAACCGAGCGCCCGAGCCGTCGCCGACACGCTCAAGGCCCGACTGACGTCCCTGGCCGATGTGAACCGATACGAGGAAACGCCACAGGATGCCGAACACAGCTGACCGCCAGGGCGACCAGTCCGACCGTCCCCGGTTCAGGGAGCAGGCCCTCCAGAACCGGCCGGCCGGCCGGATGATCGGCAACCCGCTCGTGCTCCCGGGTCCGCTGGCCGATCTGCGGCGCGGCGTCCCGAGGCCGGCGGATCTGAAGGCCACTGTCGCACACCTGTTGGGCCGCCCGGCGCTCCCGGTCATCTACCAGACCGAGAGCAGTGACTGCGGCCCGACGTGCCTGGCGATCGTGCTGGCCCACCACGGTGTCGAGGTGGATGTCCGCTCGCTGCGCCGGGAGCTGAACATCAGTCAGAACGGCGTATCGGCACGCTCCCTGCTCGAAACGGCCCGGAACCACGGGATCTCGGGGCGGGGTGTCAGGGTGTCCGTCAAGGGACTGCGTCAACTGAGGCCCGGCAGCATCCTGTTCTGGAACTTCAACCACTTCGTGGTCTTCGAGCGGGCCACCGCGGCCCACGTCTACGTGGTCGATCCGGCCTTCGGGCGGCGGCGCCTCACCCTGGAGGCGGTGGCCGAGACGTTCACCGGGATCGCGCTGGAGTTCGAGGAGCCGCTGGCGGTTCGACGCGGTCCCGGACTGCGGATCGGCAGGCGGCTCGCGCACAGTCCGTGGCGCTTCCTGCGGTTCTTCCTGAGCCGTGACCCGCGCTGGCTGCCGCTGCTGGGCACCTCGCTGCTGCTGATCCTCTTCAACCTGGCGACTCCGCTGGCGACGGCCTATGTCGTCGCGCACGCCGTGCCATCGGGGAAGCCGGCGCACGTCGCCCTGCTGGTGTTCCTGGCGGGTGCGGCAGCCGCGGTCTTCGGCTGTCTGCAGCTGGCGCGTGCGGTGAGCCTCGTCTCGCTCCAGTCGATGGCCGACAAGAAGGTGACCCTGGGCATCCTGGCACATCTGCTGTCGCTGCCCTACGAGTACTTCACCAGACGCAACCCGGGTGATCTGGGAATGCGGGTCAGGACCAGCACGGCCGTCAGGCAGGTGCTCACCGGGACCACGCTGTCGGCCATGGTCGACGGCTCGATGGTGCTGGTCTATCTCACCCTGCTGCTGGTCGCGGACAGCGGGTTCGCGCTCGTGACCATGGTGCTGGCCGGTCTTCAGGTGCTGATCCTGGTCATCTTCTGGAAGCGGCAGCGGTACCTCTCCGCCGAGGCGCTCGAACAGCAGTCAGTGGCAGAGGGCGGCCTTCAGGAGCTGTTGGACGGCCTGCAGACGCTCAAGGCGTCGGGCCTGGAGGACATCGCCTGCGAGCGTTGGAGCCACAGCCTGGTGGAGGAGATCAACGCCCGCAACCGCAGTCGGCGTAGCCAGGCCTTCGGATCGACCCTGAGCGTCACGCTGCAGTTCCTGGCGCCCATCGCGGTCCTGCTCGTGGGGTACCTGCGGGTCTCGGCCGGCGAGATCTCGCTCAGCAAGGCCGTCGGCTTCACCGCCCTGGCCACGGGCGTCTTCATCCCGCTGTCCAACCTGATCCAGAACGCGCTGCAGGCCGCCGGCCTCGGGGCTTCGCTGGCCCGG
Coding sequences within:
- a CDS encoding phosphopantetheine-binding protein yields the protein MAAFSDARDAVLFRTSCPDILGAAVAGDVELSLYVSTDGVRSGPEVRQKFRRCYGVNPKRVVFTGGLRWPAVGWCPSDPEPVHGRPALATYVFEAPSDDLETALADIWSAILGVQQAGVLDDFWESGGDSLGIVELIEHLSETYGVGLDFADVNADLTIRKLATLIRPIRSKAGRT
- a CDS encoding condensation domain-containing protein, with protein sequence MRQLTEDSAIPLTLSQRLLHDSLSRQPELRSTVALSARLVGDLDTDAFTAALRDTVERHDALRIAFGARSDGEPYQWIRELPPEPSTVRLQRVSAPSEERFTRFVRQVAALDMNRPWDLSDSYPFRFRLLSHTAGLHAFLATFAHQAVDSATHAIFTRDLWQFYHHRVDSGSPAPDRLTGSFAAAARAHQARDLRAGDDALTEFWRERLREARACGFTAARPPGPLADCEAVEASFQLAGPRLSALRAAARRSNCTELQLIQGAFAAAIFQYTPQDTISLSTPIDTRGAAERGVLGMFDLGLPLTLRRSASTAELLDRVRQESFEVLRHRHVTAGALERIGPDSSDWLGRGSASNLWITYARLAPLRSRPGDGAIRVDQGFYKPQWRRQLAPIDLRVASRPDQLGLVLALDSGRIPEPSARAVADTLKARLTSLADVNRYEETPQDAEHS
- a CDS encoding class I adenylate-forming enzyme family protein is translated as MGGSRAGQPLAARLAEMADRAPARVALVELVPGEPPVVMTAGALAEEVLGLAGEMAARLGDDAVICHPATNTIRTATVVLAALCAGVTVFPYPARIDRELFEEALGAAGLRTGRADSVTAVLLDPGGSPGLGEIASWTSRRYTAAPTHLLATSGSTGLPKLTPFWQRADYDPRAVPDPVFRTCGWRSGQNQLLVLPLSHIAPFSALVQGVLDENRLVLGTGLAPQDIAAAIAEHRVDWMMLTPVHLQRLLPVALERPADFDSLRAVVHTALPCPAELKRAWLAALGPERLYEMYGGTEGVGVTVIRGTDWEVRPGSVGRGVMTRIRIVDEHGQEAKPGELGRIYLRRLGAPAVDRNRAGWLRSTPDGFISLGDMGWVDEDGFLFIHDRAANGVSVNNETAWLGRTSAVLRTHPAVLDAECLRHGTAEAITAVVVVRPGVAADLRELARHCADRLAVHERPDWFVQVADIPRSELGKVNRIKLESMVEEGLNRGSLQ
- a CDS encoding peptidase domain-containing ABC transporter, whose protein sequence is MPNTADRQGDQSDRPRFREQALQNRPAGRMIGNPLVLPGPLADLRRGVPRPADLKATVAHLLGRPALPVIYQTESSDCGPTCLAIVLAHHGVEVDVRSLRRELNISQNGVSARSLLETARNHGISGRGVRVSVKGLRQLRPGSILFWNFNHFVVFERATAAHVYVVDPAFGRRRLTLEAVAETFTGIALEFEEPLAVRRGPGLRIGRRLAHSPWRFLRFFLSRDPRWLPLLGTSLLLILFNLATPLATAYVVAHAVPSGKPAHVALLVFLAGAAAAVFGCLQLARAVSLVSLQSMADKKVTLGILAHLLSLPYEYFTRRNPGDLGMRVRTSTAVRQVLTGTTLSAMVDGSMVLVYLTLLLVADSGFALVTMVLAGLQVLILVIFWKRQRYLSAEALEQQSVAEGGLQELLDGLQTLKASGLEDIACERWSHSLVEEINARNRSRRSQAFGSTLSVTLQFLAPIAVLLVGYLRVSAGEISLSKAVGFTALATGVFIPLSNLIQNALQAAGLGASLARLADVLEHEPEARQLGTVPDYDIGGTIETRKLSFAYPGSRTPTLTDIDLRIEPGAFVAVLGRSGSGKSTLASILAGLQSPAGGEVLIDGVPLSRLDPVALRRNLAYVSQDSRIFSGTIRENIGYALPGVGKEQLHAAAQAAGIHEDISRLPMRYATLLGPGGLGLSGGQRQRIALARALIRDPRLLILDEATSALDASTEAGIFEALSRRDHTMIVVAHRLSVLEAADQIVVMDAGRVVSHGTFEELARSSEDFRSLLVRPS
- a CDS encoding aromatic ring-hydroxylating dioxygenase subunit alpha, encoding MLSEEKNNVLTRVGPGTPMGELLRRYWHPVAAASQLDEQPVRPVRLLGEDLVLYRTSDGGYGLVQRQCPHRGADLADGWVEGEGLRCFYHGWMFDRAGACVQQPYEDLFESERPFRDRVRVKAYRAAEFAGLVWAYLGPAPAPLIPVFEPLTWRRGFVEIIFSELPCNWLQCHENAVDPVHFEWLHSNLLARKLDPDRPQYGPRHLGIEFEEFDHGIAVARSTQLDGERPDCPIAPSNRLEDSGILCLWPNVLYAGGNLEWRVPVDDVTTLSIVRQYSPIPNDMPDLAQERIPSWYGPIRHPDGSWITSHTLNQDFAAWVGQGVVADRTVEHLGRSDEGIIMLRRRLFADIERVQQGEDPAGIVRDPAANECIGLPVFRRERFVNGPDREFYELQQERIGRWKTDEGSYYALQAGQPESVRRAYEQAMGISSES